Proteins from a single region of Azospira inquinata:
- the tpiA gene encoding triose-phosphate isomerase: MNGSVAFAETACEALVAGWSSSGTADVAVFPPFPYLGTVQSRLRHSPIGWGAQNISQFPVGAYTGEVAGAMLQDFGCRYVLVGHSERRSLFAEGDSVVAAKLAAAVELGLVPVLCVGETLAEHESGIGIQVVARQVEAGVSWVDWSQAEEVVLAYEPVWAIGTGRAATPELAQDVHQAIRRTLARLAGPEKAMQIRILYGGSVKPDNAAALFAMPDVDGALVGGASLVVNDFLAICSAVAGDEVK; this comes from the coding sequence ATGAATGGCTCCGTAGCTTTTGCGGAGACTGCCTGCGAGGCCCTAGTGGCTGGCTGGTCGTCTTCCGGGACGGCCGATGTGGCCGTATTTCCTCCTTTTCCCTATCTGGGAACCGTCCAGTCCCGGTTGCGTCATTCCCCCATCGGCTGGGGGGCACAAAACATCAGCCAGTTTCCCGTAGGTGCTTATACGGGGGAGGTGGCCGGTGCCATGTTGCAAGATTTTGGCTGTCGCTATGTCCTAGTGGGTCATTCCGAGCGCCGCTCCCTTTTTGCTGAAGGGGATTCGGTGGTGGCGGCCAAGTTGGCGGCGGCGGTGGAACTCGGTCTGGTTCCTGTGCTGTGCGTCGGGGAAACCCTGGCGGAGCACGAATCCGGTATCGGGATTCAGGTGGTGGCCCGTCAGGTAGAAGCCGGCGTGAGTTGGGTGGACTGGTCCCAAGCTGAAGAAGTGGTTTTGGCCTATGAGCCTGTCTGGGCCATCGGTACGGGCCGGGCAGCCACGCCCGAGTTGGCTCAAGACGTGCATCAAGCCATTCGGCGTACCCTGGCTCGTCTGGCCGGGCCGGAAAAGGCGATGCAGATTCGTATTCTTTATGGCGGTAGCGTCAAGCCGGACAATGCGGCGGCGCTTTTCGCTATGCCGGATGTGGACGGCGCCCTGGTGGGCGGCGCTTCTT